The following is a genomic window from Thermoproteales archaeon.
TATACGATATACCCGCATATCAACTTATCTTCGACGTGAGTATCATAATGATATTTTATTAAAGACCTGCTAACGTTTTTTACTTTAGCAATAGTAGCAAAACGAGTTAGCGCATTTTTCTGAAGCCAGTGAAGAATTGTAACGTCAATTTCATCAACACTAACTTTATATGAATCAGGCTCGGTGAAATGTAAACGATCGAACTTTCCACTTTGTATATCTGAGATATAAGATTTAACGTCGAATTTCCATATTTTATTTTTTTCATCGAAAAAATCGAAATTTGGAAGAAATGCTATATATTCGCCTGTAAAGCTCATTTTTAAACTAGATACCGCATAGCCCTTTCTAAGCTCGTTTAGATATCTTTCAAAATTTTTTATTCTTTCAACAGGTATTGTGAAATGAGCAAATATGTCGGTTTTATGTCCAAACGTAAAGTACATGCGATACAAAAAATCGTGAGACTTTAATATTTCACTAATTATAGTTCGAAAACCTGGTCTTACTTCTAGAAAAACGGAAATGTTCATCATACCTAGTTTATGAAATTTAGGAAGAACATGAATAGAAAGTAAGCCTTCATTTCTTAACTTAATAAACCTAGCATGAACAGTTCTCTTGGGAACATTTAGCTTCCTCGCGATCATTGATAAATTGCGAGGGCCAATGTTATATATCTCTTTAATAAGCTGAATGTTTAAACTGTCCAGATGCCCCAGAGATTTTGCAAAGTAGGATATGTCCTTGACTAATGTTTTTTTACGCATATTTTACACCTAGTTCATTCCAAGGGATATATAAGCATACAAGGTTTGAAAGTTTCTAATTTTATACATTTAAAATTAAGTTATTATGCTTATTTAAAAGTTTAGTTTATATACGTGCTGGTCTTTTTTATAATAAGATTTAATAACTCTAAAAATATACTATTCTTATATTAAACATACAACAGAGGGAGGGTATTGACCACCCCGCTTAGCGCGGCTACAGTATCAGACAAGACCATGGAAGAATTTATTCTTTTTATCTTGCAAAATAGGATAAACATTATCGAGCCAGCTGTATCTCCAGCAACTGGAATATTATATCCAAAAATCCAGCCCTTCGCGAGTAAATATAAGCTGAACCCTTTAAAACTTCTTGAAAAAGCGGAGAAAATGGACTTTCTTAAGAAAGAAGTCTTCGATAAAGTTATTTTCTGTCCTAAATGCGGCTCCCTGAGATACATTGCACGGCTTCATTGCACTAGGTGCGGCTCGAAAAACATAAAATCTTCTCGTATAATTGTTCACGAATTATGTGGTTATGCTGGCGTTGAGCTGGAGTTTAAAAAAGAAGATGATCAGCTGATATGTCCTAACTGTGGACAACCGATAGGAGAAAATTATCAGATTATAGGTGAGCTTTTTACATGTTTGGATTGTTCGCACAGATTTCCTGTTCCAGATGTAAAATTCGAGTGTATGGATTGCGGTAACGTTTTTAATTCTCAAGAATCGAGGTATATGCCAGTCTATAAATACAAAGTTCTCCCCGAAAAGGTAGAGCTGTTCGTGAAGAAAGTAGCGTTAAGAAATATCAAGGATATCCTGTTGAGATCTGGTTATCGACTGCTGGAACCACCTATTATTGCTGGTGTTAGCGGTATTAACCATCAATTTGACATTGTAGGACTTAAAAACGATAATAAGGTGGCTATATCCTACTACGACCCTTCAACCGACGAGAACATCCAATCGCATATTTTAAATCTATTAGGCAAATCTACTGATGTTAAAGATGCCGTAATCATCGATTTGGTGAGAGCCGATGCAGGAATCTCGTTGAACGGCTTGAAGCTATTCGGCGGCATGGGAAATCAACATATAATTCTTTATAAGAGTATTAAAGAACTTAGGGAAAAACTTAAAGATAAGATTTCAGAACTTTCGAAGTTAAGTTCCGGAGAATAACCCCGTTCCTTCTATAGCTGGTATAATAAACAAGAAGAATACCAGCACCATCGCTATCTGTAAGATTACATGTAAAGCACCAGACTTTACCGAGCCTCTATCCATTTTACCAGCTATTAATCCTCCAAATATAGCTTCGATAAACGATGTGTAAAGTATAACAGCTTTATAAATTGGAATTTCCATCAATCCACGGAAAATGTGAATAGGCTGCGATTTCTGAAGCGTTGCCAGAGGTATGAAAAAAACTTCAATCAATACAACGCCTATAACCAAGAAAATTAATAGTGACGCATATATTGTCAGAACGTATTGCCTAACACTTGTCCGTCTTTCATAGGTATAGGACCATAAAAGCCCGTATACTTTAGCTGCAGTATCCAAAACTTCGAAAGTTCTCCCGCCACTTTCATAGGCTATCTTCAAGATTTTAGCTGATCTTTTTAATGATGGGATTTCATATCTTCCTAAAACGGCATCTACTGCGCTTTCAAAGCTTAAGCCTAAAGCCGTTCTTGTAGCAATGGCTTTCAAAAGTTTTCCTAACACTCCATATCCTCTCACGCTCGTCTCTTTCACCGCGTGGGGCAACGAAAGCCCAGCCTGTATACTCTCAGCTAAAGCTTTAAAAACATCGGGTAAGGTTCTTTCGATTTCGTCGATGTACTTGTCGTTGAAATAGTTTATAATCGCTACGGGTAGTAATGCTAGGATAGTGGCTATTAAAACTCCAATATTAAATTTTTCAGATGTTGGAAAATAAATACCGGCTCTCGGAACATAATAGAAGATATCCTCCGGTGTTAAGCTCGTTATAATAGCGTAAGTTGTAAACGATAAAAACCATATTGCTATAGAGAATCCTGCTAAAATAAGTTTTCTAGATTTTGTCAAGTGAATATAAGGCATCGCCTACACCTTTGACAGTATGGAATCAAATATAACTAGTAGAGAAGCACCCATGCAAGGTAGAAGCACAATAATAAACACGAAAATCAGCAGCATTGGATCTAAGCCTCCGATAAAACCTCCTAACAGAGTCATCACGCTCAACATTATAACAACTATTATTGGAAAAGCCACCATCATTGTTATGTAAACTTCAGCTATTACGGCTATAGAGTTTATAATTTGCTTTAAATACGCTATTCTTTCAGAAATTATGCGCTCGAAAAAAAAGGTTAGAAACTCCCATACTTCCCCCCTCGTGATTATAACTGATTTCAACCCGTCGAGCAGCATGCCAAGAGTTTTACTCGGAGTTTTCCTCGAGGCTATCGTAAGAGCCGTAATCGTATCGTAGCCTAAAAGCTCTATATCAGCTATTATCCTTTTCAATTCATAGCTTACTTCCTTATTATCTTCCATTTCAGCTGTAACTTCAAGAACTGCTTCTGGAGGCGCGCCAGCTGCAGCTATCGATGCCATATAGCTCAATGTATGAAGTAAGGCCACGTCTATTTGCGAGCCTCTGGCTCTAGCCTTGTATACAGGGTAGTATAAAACAAGCGCCACTGACAACAACAATACAATAATGGATATAATAAGGGATGCCACTATAGTAATGAGAATATTTGCTTTTAGAATTGACAAATGTAAATATAAAGCTAAGCCGAAAGTTGTAAGAGTAGATAATAGCGAATATAGTATTCCGGTGCTCATATATACTACGAATGGTGTCTTGGTGAGGGTTTTCTCGTAGAAGTCTCTAAATGGTTGAAGCCTATAAGAGTATCTTTCTACAATATTCTTGAACAAGCTATATCCTAAGCCTTCTAGGATCATACAGCTCCTGCCTCAACCAGCCTATACGTCATTTCAGGGTTAAAGTAGTAGTTTCTGACAACTTTAGAGACTTGCTCGAATGATCTTTGGTTGCGCTTAGCCATTAGCGAAATTAATCTTTCTCTTTTCTTCAGCTCGGAATTTAACATGCTTATGGAAACGAATTTATCCTCAGAGATTTTCTCGAGAACTCTGCTTGTGCCCACGTAGACGTAGCTATTTCTCAGAGCATCCCATCCGAATACTTTAGTTATCAAAAACTCGTCTTTTTCAGCGTCATAGCTCTCCACCTCGTAAACTCCGACTATTCTCCTCTCAATTCTATCCCCTATCTTTACT
Proteins encoded in this region:
- a CDS encoding AsnC family transcriptional regulator, with the protein product MRKKTLVKDISYFAKSLGHLDSLNIQLIKEIYNIGPRNLSMIARKLNVPKRTVHARFIKLRNEGLLSIHVLPKFHKLGMMNISVFLEVRPGFRTIISEILKSHDFLYRMYFTFGHKTDIFAHFTIPVERIKNFERYLNELRKGYAVSSLKMSFTGEYIAFLPNFDFFDEKNKIWKFDVKSYISDIQSGKFDRLHFTEPDSYKVSVDEIDVTILHWLQKNALTRFATIAKVKNVSRSLIKYHYDTHVEDKLICGYIVYTPRFIPHTSGLYLFEFEFEDLPGLEKFAFAIANTPFICLATKEIRRNKFYVELEIPIDDIETTIPSLVENLAKECGLTRQAVFMLRKSTYYWKPIPVSLFDEEKGWDYREEQYLEILHKKLA
- a CDS encoding type II secretion system F family protein — its product is MPYIHLTKSRKLILAGFSIAIWFLSFTTYAIITSLTPEDIFYYVPRAGIYFPTSEKFNIGVLIATILALLPVAIINYFNDKYIDEIERTLPDVFKALAESIQAGLSLPHAVKETSVRGYGVLGKLLKAIATRTALGLSFESAVDAVLGRYEIPSLKRSAKILKIAYESGGRTFEVLDTAAKVYGLLWSYTYERRTSVRQYVLTIYASLLIFLVIGVVLIEVFFIPLATLQKSQPIHIFRGLMEIPIYKAVILYTSFIEAIFGGLIAGKMDRGSVKSGALHVILQIAMVLVFFLFIIPAIEGTGLFSGT
- a CDS encoding type II secretion system F family protein, producing the protein MILEGLGYSLFKNIVERYSYRLQPFRDFYEKTLTKTPFVVYMSTGILYSLLSTLTTFGLALYLHLSILKANILITIVASLIISIIVLLLSVALVLYYPVYKARARGSQIDVALLHTLSYMASIAAAGAPPEAVLEVTAEMEDNKEVSYELKRIIADIELLGYDTITALTIASRKTPSKTLGMLLDGLKSVIITRGEVWEFLTFFFERIISERIAYLKQIINSIAVIAEVYITMMVAFPIIVVIMLSVMTLLGGFIGGLDPMLLIFVFIIVLLPCMGASLLVIFDSILSKV